In the Carettochelys insculpta isolate YL-2023 chromosome 6, ASM3395843v1, whole genome shotgun sequence genome, TCACCTCAGGCTTGGGGCTGTGCCCGCCACGCTCCACGTCGCCCTCCGTCACGTTCACCGAGTTCCCTTGCTCCTGCGAGCTCAGCAGCGGCTGGCGATCTCCGGCATTCCCAGGCGagtccagctgtgcacagcccagacCCACATGTCAGACGTGGCGTGGGGCGGGGGAGACCCAGCCCACACCCCTCACAGCACCGGGCCATCCCTGGGGATCTGCCGCTCCCCTGCTGCGAGGCCCTGCAGAGCAAGGCCACCCGCCCAGCCCCTTACCCCAACACGAGGGCGCTCCCGGCGGCGGTGCTGGCACCACAGGTATACGGGCATGCCCAGGAGCAGGATGGGCACCGATGCCAGAGCCAGGATGACCAGCACATTCTGCACCTTCACCTGCAGTGGGGCAAGAGCAGGGAGTTGTGGGAGGCCACCCCGCCACGAGCCGCACCAATGAGGAGGGGGGTGCCAGGTGAGGGGGCTGTTGCTGGCACCAAGGGGAAGATGCTGGActggcaggaggctggctgggtcCTGTCACTGGCTGGGGATATGGCTGCACCTAGCACCGAACCCGTTGTTCCAGGGGCTCCCCTCTGGGTTGCAATCCCTCTGCTGGAATGTGGCGCCCTCCCCAGGGGGCCGGCGCAGCCCCAGTGGGTGAGCAGCACCTGGGAGCTGGAGATCGGGTCCTTCCCACCACACCAGCGTGGGGGCTGGCCATGAGCGGGCTGGGTCAGGTTGTGATGGGGCATTGGCTGAACCGGAGGGTGCAGCGGGGAACCAGCCTGGGTGTGGGCAGCGCAAAGGGACAGCAGATGGGAGCCTGGTGGGTGTTGCCCGTctggggagcagtgggcactCGGAGGAGGTTCCTGATCCTGGTTGCAGCAGATGGTTGTCAGGGGCTACCTGTCCCCATTACAACGGGGAGTTGTCAGGGTTACCTGTCCCAGGGGGCACCAGGGTGGTTGTCAGGGGTTACCTGTCCCGGGGGACAGCAGGGTGGTTGTCAAGGGTTACACATCCTGGTTACAGCAAGAGATGGTGGGGGCGGGGTTCACTGTCCTGGGTACACTGAGTGGTTGTCAGGAGTTACCTGTCCCGGGGACAGCATGGTGGTTGTCAGGGATTGCCAGTTCTGGCTACAGCATGTGGTTGGGGGTGGTTACACATCCCAGTTACAGCGAGCAATTATGGGGCAGTTATCCATCCCAGTAGTTGTTGGGGATTACCTGTCCCGGGTACAGTGAGTGGTTGTCGGGGGTTACCCATCCTGAGTGCAGTGGACGGTTGTTGGGGATTACCTGTCCTAGGTATACATGGTGGTTGTTGGGGTTACCTGTCCCGGGTACAGCGGGTGGTTGTCAGGGGTTACCTGTACCAGGTACAGCAGGTGGTTGTCGGGGGTTACCTGTCCCGGGTACAGCGGGTGGTTGTCAGGGTTCTCGGTGAACAGGAACATGTCGATGAAGTGGATGAGGATGCTGGGCGCCAGCAGGGAATTGATGGCGCTGAACATGACCCACTTGTAAAAGATCATGAAGACGAGGTAGCCAAAAAGCGCCAGCAGGAAGACGGCCTCAGGCAGGAAGACCAACACCACCTTGTACCGCTCCTTGAAGTGCCTGTGTACAGCAAGATGGGGGTCAGCCCTGGCCCTgcgtgcccagggccctgcaccagcgttccctgcaatcagctgcccaggagattcaggtgctgcccagctggttagatGGGAGGGGTGAAGGCCCCGTGCTCAGGCTCTGGTCCTTGGCCAACAGCTTCCTCTCAGGGCCTCCCACAGACACAGATCCCGGGGCCCAGGGAAAGGAGGGTGTGCGCCAGGCTCTGGGGTCCACTCCTGTAGGAGTGGCAGGGCTGAGACACAACTGACAGGCCCAAGCGGGGGGGACAGGCTCACAGGTGGTTAAAGACACCGAGCAGGACCCCGAAGCTCATGTGGACGATGCCCAGAATCACTGACATCTTCATCTTGAAGGAGTTGAGGAAGTTCAGGTGGTTGTTAGCCATGCTCCAGATCTGCGGCCAGGAGAGACAGGGCGTCAGAGCCGGCCTGGCTGCGTGGCCCCTGGCGGAGGGGCGCAGGGCTACGGTGGGGGGGGCATCACCCAAAATGCCCTCCTGTCTCTCCCTACTCACCGGGTCGATCCCAAAGGGGTAGGGTCCCTTGAAGACACCAGTGACGTTGGGGTCCAGAGTGAGGAAGCTGTGGCTGGCCAGGTATTCCGGGCTGAGGGAAATAGGGTGTCAGTGCCGAGGGCgcacagggggctgggcagaggggggcCCAGGCCGGGCAGTAGGTGGGGAGGCAGTGCTGACACAGAGCAGGTGGCAAGAAGAGGGCACATGGGGGACAGGAGCCAGGACTGGGACAAAAGGTAGGGAGATCACAGGGATGGAACAAGTCCCACAGGCAGGTTAGGGGGCAGGGGacgaggtgggggcaggagaagagggagctggtggggggcagcaggtgggggtgcAGCGTCCTGTGGGGTGAGCAGGCAGCAGTCCCATGGAGGGTAGTGAGCAAGGTACCGGACGGGGGTCCCAGGGACAGGGGATGGGCTGGGCTGTGAGGAGCAGGACACCGTGGGGCAGGGAGTAGCCTGCAGACAAGCCAACAGGgttcctgcagggagggcagagtaCTGGGCATGGGtccctgtggggagcaggagaccagacagggtcccatggtaggggaggcaggcaggggacacgtggcaggggagcagggtgccAGGTGGGAGAGCAGGCAGGGCTACATGGCAATGGGGGCAGGGTCCCAGGCAGGGGGTACGTGGCAATGGGGGCAGGGTCCCAGGCAGGGGAGCGGGCAGGGGGTACGTGGCAATGGGggcagggtccccagcaggggagcaggcaggggcccCGCCGTACCCACCTCCAGTGGGAGCGGTTGGCCATGGTGGCCACACTCCAGGCGGAGGGGAAGATGGTGGTGGCCTTGCTGAAGCACTCGTTGTAGATGAAGCCGGTGTAGATGGAGAAGGCCCCCATGAGCAGGATCAGGTAGCGCCCCTCAAAGAAGGTCACCCAGATCTGGGGACAGGCAGACTGATGCAGGCCTGGCTCTGtaccagccccagtgccccccacccccagcagggaccCCCGCCACTCACCTCGTTGCGCAGCTCCCTCAGTCGGGGGCTGTTCTCTGCCAGCACCATCCAGAGGGCAAAGAGGAACATCAGAAGCCCATGGCCCACGTCCCCAAACATGACGGCAAACAGGAAGGGGAAGGTGATGATGGTGTACGGtgctgtggaggtggggagcaAGTCAGacagagcccctcctgccccacatgggccctcccagccccttgcaggcctgACCCACCCTGGCACAGCCCTGATGTGGGGGAGGCACCAGCTCTGATCCcgtgtgggggactggctggatcgggggcggggggaatgggaCATGGGGTTTTTCCCCTGCAGGGGCCGATCCATCCCCCAGGGCCGGGattggctggctggggggcatggGCCCAGGAGTCCCTTACCTGGGTTCACCTCCTGGTAGCTGGCCACCCCATAGGCATCGACAATGTTCTGGAAGCCGGCGGTGAACTTGTTGGTGCGGatgagggtgggggggctctcGGAGCTTGGGATCTGGTGGACGAACGACTCCACCCCCGAGCCGCTCTTGTGCTGCGAGGAAAGGGGGCCTGGGACCAGGGAGGCAGAAGGAGACACCCGTCCCCCTCTCCCTGGCACATACATTGCCCCCAGCCccgtggggagctggctgggccgGGGATGCAGCCTGAGGatggcagggcgggggcaggcaTGGccggaggggttgggggaggcgAAGGACACAAGGGGAGAGACGTACCAATCTGtcgtgtgggggtgggcaggggagagctTTGCAGATccatggagggaggggggcactggcaAGGGGGAGGACAGAGGCACGTGGCATGGAAGAGAGGGTACAGGCTGGGGGGGTTAAACCAGCAGGAGACACCTGCTGAGGCACAGCACAGGAGGAAGGGCAGGAGAGATGCAGCCTACTCCATGCGGGGAGGACATGTAtgcagccaagaggcagggcttgggcagaggCACATACTGATCGGAGGCGGAGGGGACAGGATCTATGGCCAGGAACGGGTGGGAgggcctcccaggagagagccACGTGCCCGCAGCTGGTGAGCAGAgggcccatggccagcagcctgtgtctataggtggtgcacatcagaccatgcctcagtgcacagaacaaaacttattccacacatgcCTGGTGGGAGGCGCCACATACTGACCCACCGGGGGGGAGGCACGTACCAAATTGTGGCACAGCAGCACGTACCAGTCTGCGGGGGGGCACTTATCAATCCGTGGTATAGAGGGGGCAGGCAATGGCATGTACTGATGGAGGGGGGGCAAAGGCACGTACCAATCCAGGGAGGAGAGGGGGGTGGCAGCACATACTGATCTATGcgatgtggggggcagtggcatGTACCAATCTGGGGGTGTGGGAAATGCAGTATTCGGAGAAGGGGATGGTAGCATGTACCAATACAGAGAGGGGCACTGTGGTGGTGGCATGTACCAAGCTAGGGCACGGGGGGGCGAGGTGGCACATATCACTGCAggaagccggggggtgggggtggcacatACTGATCTGTGGCATGGACCAATGAGGGGGGGAAATGTAGTGATGGGGGGGTGGCGGCACATACCaacacagggaggggagggggtgacaGGATGTACCAatccagggcaggtgggggggtggcagcaCATACCaacacagggaggggagggggtgacaGGATGTACCAatccagggcaggtggggggggtgccAGCACTTACCGATCCTTGGCGCAGGGCCTCCTGCACCTGCGGCAGGTCACGCATGGGGCACCAGACCTCGGCGATGAGGCACTTCTCAATGACGTTGAAGCTGCACTGGTTGAGGATGAGGTAGATGGCCTTCATCTTCTGCACCTTCACGCGCCAGGCTGGCAGCATCAGCACCACCTTCTGCAGCACCTGGGACAGGTACTGCTCCgtctcccccagcacctgccaggCGAGGGGGGTCACGGGGCAGCCACCAATCCCCAACGCCCCACCCAGCTGGCACCCCAAGGCCCCCACCCCAGTATTCCTTCCCTATCTGCCAGTGTCATCCGCCCCCTTACAGCCGGGGACCCCTAAGGCTGGAGGTCATTGATCAGGGAGAGTGCCTGGGacacaccccccacagcccccaatcCCACTGAGACAAGGTCGTTTATTGGGGAGCATTCCCAAGGACCCCTTGCAGCCCCCCGTCTCACCGCAGTGAGGTCATTTATCCAGGGGcatccccaggccccccccaTGACCCCCCAGCTCACTATGGTGAAGTCGTTCATCGGGGGCATCCCCAGGACCTCTTGCAGCCCCACATCTCACCGCGGTGAGGTCGTTTATTGGGGAGCATCCCCAGGAACCCCCCCCATAACTCTACCTATCTCACCACAGTGAGGTCATTGATCCaggggcatccccagccccccatggccCCTCACCACAGTGAGGTCATTTATCAGGGGGCAAACCCCAGGACCCCCTGCAGGCCCCCATCTCACTGCAGTCAGGTTGTTCATTGGGGGACATTCCAAGAACCCCCAATAACTCTCCCCATTTCACCGCAGTGAGGTCGTTTATTGGGGGGCATCCCCAGGAACCCCCCCCGTAACTCCCCCCCATCTCACCGCGGTGAGGTCGTTTATCTGGGTGAGCAGCCCACTCAGTGTCTCCATCCGTTCGGCCTCCCTGTCAGCGTAGGGGTACGTGTGGCAGTGGAAGCTGGGAGAGACGAGGGGGGTGAGCGGGGGGAAGGCTGAATGAGGGGGAGCTGAGTATAgacagccggggtggggggcagaagggggagggcggagccagccagccagagaggGATCCCATTTCCCCCAGGGCgcaggggaggtgaggggctCCCCACAACCCCCCGGGGGGGTTCCTCTCTGAGCCCAGCTCCCCgagagctgctgtgccatggcagcggggcccctcacACAGCAGCGGGGGTACGCAGCGCcggagcttggggcaggggcggaCGGGCGGCgagggggatggggctggcagcactCACCAGTCGGAGATCTTGCGGATCTTCTGTCCAATCTGCTCCCCCCAGTAGGAGATGAGGAAGATAACCCAGGTGATGCTCTcaccctgtgtgtggggggggggtggcatgtCACCCCTGAGCCTCAGCACACCACTGGGGCAACTGCAacctcctcccccacttccccgccCCAGAtaaactccccaccccactcacggCCCCCCGGGGCCCTGCTCCTCACCgtggctgggtcctccatggGCTCGGCCATCTCCACGAAGTTGGCGATGAGGTACCCGCGGCAGGCACGCCACAGCAGCCGCTCGAAGGCACTCACCCGCCAGGGGTGTATCACGCCCGCCacaaagctgggggaggggggagaggagagacCCAAGAGAGGGGGCTGGCACCCCAGGGTGcaacagcccccctccccccaagtaccacagcagggctggcaccgccccccacccctatgcctgccccacagcagctgccctggctgcgaGTCATCCTGCCCGCTCCGGAGCTGACTCACTTGATTTTGACATCAAGGCGCTGCGCCATGGCTGGGTTGAGCAGGGGCTCCTGGTCTGAGAGGGCGCGGGGCCGGGTGGGGGAACCCAGAGACGC is a window encoding:
- the TCIRG1 gene encoding V-type proton ATPase 116 kDa subunit a 3 isoform X2 produces the protein MGSMFRSEEVCLAQLFLQSASAYACVSELGERGLVEFRDLNPNVNAFQRRFVGEVRRCEDMEKTFTFLHQELRKAGLVLGPCPESPQAPLPRDALHIQEQSEQLAQELQEVSRNRQSLGGRLRELQEYVHVLREGQRFTGQLASLGSPTRPRALSDQEPLLNPAMAQRLDVKINFVAGVIHPWRVSAFERLLWRACRGYLIANFVEMAEPMEDPATGESITWVIFLISYWGEQIGQKIRKISDCFHCHTYPYADREAERMETLSGLLTQINDLTAVLGETEQYLSQVLQKVVLMLPAWRVKVQKMKAIYLILNQCSFNVIEKCLIAEVWCPMRDLPQVQEALRQGSHKSGSGVESFVHQIPSSESPPTLIRTNKFTAGFQNIVDAYGVASYQEVNPAPYTIITFPFLFAVMFGDVGHGLLMFLFALWMVLAENSPRLRELRNEIWVTFFEGRYLILLMGAFSIYTGFIYNECFSKATTIFPSAWSVATMANRSHWSPEYLASHSFLTLDPNVTGVFKGPYPFGIDPIWSMANNHLNFLNSFKMKMSVILGIVHMSFGVLLGVFNHLHFKERYKVVLVFLPEAVFLLALFGYLVFMIFYKWVMFSAINSLLAPSILIHFIDMFLFTENPDNHPLYPGQVKVQNVLVILALASVPILLLGMPVYLWCQHRRRERPRVGLDSPGNAGDRQPLLSSQEQGNSVNVTEGDVERGGHSPKPEQFEFSEVFMHQAIHTIEYCLGCISNTASYLRLWALSLAHAQLSEVLWTMVMRNGFLLRTYVGGVLLVPVFAFFAVLTVAILLVMEGLSAFLHALRLHWVEFQNKFYVGAGYKLTPFAFSPDSWE
- the TCIRG1 gene encoding V-type proton ATPase 116 kDa subunit a 3 isoform X3, which translates into the protein MGSMFRSEEVCLAQLFLQSASAYACVSELGERGLVEFRDLNPNVNAFQRRFVGEVRRCEDMEKTFTFLHQELRKAGLVLGPCPESPQAPLPRDALHIQEQSEQLAQELQEVSRNRQSLGGRLRELQEYVHVLREGQRFTGQLQASLGSPTRPRALSDQEPLLNPAMAQRLDVKINFVAGVIHPWRVSAFERLLWRACRGYLIANFVEMAEPMEDPATGESITWVIFLISYWGEQIGQKIRKISDCFHCHTYPYADREAERMETLSGLLTQINDLTAVLGETEQYLSQVLQKVVLMLPAWRVKVQKMKAIYLILNQCSFNVIEKCLIAEVWCPMRDLPQVQEALRQGSHKSGSGVESFVHQIPSSESPPTLIRTNKFTAGFQNIVDAYGVASYQEVNPAPYTIITFPFLFAVMFGDVGHGLLMFLFALWMVLAENSPRLRELRNEIWVTFFEGRYLILLMGAFSIYTGFIYNECFSKATTIFPSAWSVATMANRSHWSPEYLASHSFLTLDPNVTGVFKGPYPFGIDPIWSMANNHLNFLNSFKMKMSVILGIVHMSFGVLLGVFNHLHFKERYKVVLVFLPEAVFLLALFGYLVFMIFYKWVMFSAINSLLAPSILIHFIDMFLFTENPDNHPLYPGQVKVQNVLVILALASVPILLLGMPVYLWCQHRRRERPRVGLDSPGNAGDRQPLLSSQEQGNSVNVTEGDVERGGHSPKPEFEFSEVFMHQAIHTIEYCLGCISNTASYLRLWALSLAHAQLSEVLWTMVMRNGFLLRTYVGGVLLVPVFAFFAVLTVAILLVMEGLSAFLHALRLHWVEFQNKFYVGAGYKLTPFAFSPDSWE
- the TCIRG1 gene encoding V-type proton ATPase 116 kDa subunit a 3 isoform X1; translated protein: MGSMFRSEEVCLAQLFLQSASAYACVSELGERGLVEFRDLNPNVNAFQRRFVGEVRRCEDMEKTFTFLHQELRKAGLVLGPCPESPQAPLPRDALHIQEQSEQLAQELQEVSRNRQSLGGRLRELQEYVHVLREGQRFTGQLQASLGSPTRPRALSDQEPLLNPAMAQRLDVKINFVAGVIHPWRVSAFERLLWRACRGYLIANFVEMAEPMEDPATGESITWVIFLISYWGEQIGQKIRKISDCFHCHTYPYADREAERMETLSGLLTQINDLTAVLGETEQYLSQVLQKVVLMLPAWRVKVQKMKAIYLILNQCSFNVIEKCLIAEVWCPMRDLPQVQEALRQGSHKSGSGVESFVHQIPSSESPPTLIRTNKFTAGFQNIVDAYGVASYQEVNPAPYTIITFPFLFAVMFGDVGHGLLMFLFALWMVLAENSPRLRELRNEIWVTFFEGRYLILLMGAFSIYTGFIYNECFSKATTIFPSAWSVATMANRSHWSPEYLASHSFLTLDPNVTGVFKGPYPFGIDPIWSMANNHLNFLNSFKMKMSVILGIVHMSFGVLLGVFNHLHFKERYKVVLVFLPEAVFLLALFGYLVFMIFYKWVMFSAINSLLAPSILIHFIDMFLFTENPDNHPLYPGQVKVQNVLVILALASVPILLLGMPVYLWCQHRRRERPRVGLDSPGNAGDRQPLLSSQEQGNSVNVTEGDVERGGHSPKPEQFEFSEVFMHQAIHTIEYCLGCISNTASYLRLWALSLAHAQLSEVLWTMVMRNGFLLRTYVGGVLLVPVFAFFAVLTVAILLVMEGLSAFLHALRLHWVEFQNKFYVGAGYKLTPFAFSPDSWE
- the TCIRG1 gene encoding V-type proton ATPase 116 kDa subunit a 3 isoform X4; the protein is MGSMFRSEEVCLAQLFLQSASAYACVSELGERGLVEFRDLNPNVNAFQRRFVGEVRRCEDMEKTFTFLHQELRKAGLVLGPCPESPQAPLPRDALHIQEQSEQLAQELQEVSRNRQSLGGRLRELQEYVHVLREGQRFTGQLASLGSPTRPRALSDQEPLLNPAMAQRLDVKINFVAGVIHPWRVSAFERLLWRACRGYLIANFVEMAEPMEDPATGESITWVIFLISYWGEQIGQKIRKISDCFHCHTYPYADREAERMETLSGLLTQINDLTAVLGETEQYLSQVLQKVVLMLPAWRVKVQKMKAIYLILNQCSFNVIEKCLIAEVWCPMRDLPQVQEALRQGSHKSGSGVESFVHQIPSSESPPTLIRTNKFTAGFQNIVDAYGVASYQEVNPAPYTIITFPFLFAVMFGDVGHGLLMFLFALWMVLAENSPRLRELRNEIWVTFFEGRYLILLMGAFSIYTGFIYNECFSKATTIFPSAWSVATMANRSHWSPEYLASHSFLTLDPNVTGVFKGPYPFGIDPIWSMANNHLNFLNSFKMKMSVILGIVHMSFGVLLGVFNHLHFKERYKVVLVFLPEAVFLLALFGYLVFMIFYKWVMFSAINSLLAPSILIHFIDMFLFTENPDNHPLYPGQVKVQNVLVILALASVPILLLGMPVYLWCQHRRRERPRVGLDSPGNAGDRQPLLSSQEQGNSVNVTEGDVERGGHSPKPEFEFSEVFMHQAIHTIEYCLGCISNTASYLRLWALSLAHAQLSEVLWTMVMRNGFLLRTYVGGVLLVPVFAFFAVLTVAILLVMEGLSAFLHALRLHWVEFQNKFYVGAGYKLTPFAFSPDSWE
- the TCIRG1 gene encoding V-type proton ATPase 116 kDa subunit a 3 isoform X5, which encodes MLPAWRVKVQKMKAIYLILNQCSFNVIEKCLIAEVWCPMRDLPQVQEALRQGSHKSGSGVESFVHQIPSSESPPTLIRTNKFTAGFQNIVDAYGVASYQEVNPAPYTIITFPFLFAVMFGDVGHGLLMFLFALWMVLAENSPRLRELRNEIWVTFFEGRYLILLMGAFSIYTGFIYNECFSKATTIFPSAWSVATMANRSHWSPEYLASHSFLTLDPNVTGVFKGPYPFGIDPIWSMANNHLNFLNSFKMKMSVILGIVHMSFGVLLGVFNHLHFKERYKVVLVFLPEAVFLLALFGYLVFMIFYKWVMFSAINSLLAPSILIHFIDMFLFTENPDNHPLYPGQVKVQNVLVILALASVPILLLGMPVYLWCQHRRRERPRVGLDSPGNAGDRQPLLSSQEQGNSVNVTEGDVERGGHSPKPEQFEFSEVFMHQAIHTIEYCLGCISNTASYLRLWALSLAHAQLSEVLWTMVMRNGFLLRTYVGGVLLVPVFAFFAVLTVAILLVMEGLSAFLHALRLHWVEFQNKFYVGAGYKLTPFAFSPDSWE